From the genome of Rhizobium leguminosarum, one region includes:
- a CDS encoding RES family NAD+ phosphorylase — protein MSHPPLPSPPSPFPTINIRTIKAGTALHRSHLSSFRAGQFNPCNGQPTRFAPFNDAHGNCVATLYAATSREAAAFESIFHDIEPAAAFKTVLLAVVEARTVSVIAPKRDLRLASLFAPDLKAWKLNRTDLIETPKSTYGETVLWAEAIHRARVDIDGLIWTSRQCDPEQCIILFEDRMAEDRLDVVQSIDAGADAGLLLELRDYGRRAGITIIS, from the coding sequence GTGAGCCACCCTCCTCTGCCAAGCCCGCCGTCGCCCTTTCCAACGATCAACATCCGGACGATCAAGGCAGGTACGGCGCTCCATCGAAGCCATCTGTCTTCGTTCCGGGCAGGGCAATTCAATCCCTGCAACGGACAGCCGACGCGCTTTGCACCGTTCAACGACGCGCACGGCAATTGTGTCGCGACGCTCTATGCGGCAACGAGCAGAGAGGCGGCCGCCTTCGAGTCGATCTTTCACGACATCGAACCGGCCGCCGCTTTCAAGACCGTCCTGCTTGCCGTTGTCGAAGCGCGGACGGTGAGCGTCATCGCGCCAAAGCGTGATCTACGGCTGGCAAGCCTTTTCGCACCCGATTTGAAAGCTTGGAAACTCAATCGAACGGATCTCATCGAAACGCCGAAGTCGACATATGGCGAGACCGTCCTGTGGGCCGAAGCCATTCATCGGGCGCGCGTAGACATTGACGGGTTGATCTGGACGTCCCGCCAGTGCGACCCCGAACAATGCATCATCCTGTTCGAGGATCGCATGGCAGAGGACCGGCTCGATGTCGTTCAATCCATTGACGCCGGTGCAGATGCTGGTCTCCTTCTCGAACTGCGGGACTATGGGCGCCGTGCGGGCATCACGATCATATCTTAG
- a CDS encoding DUF6522 family protein: protein MLIERDSNGDFILESSELAERFGLSLADLRRHMRHGSVVSSVEIGTAEHEGTKRVSLRLGNRLWRAILNDENEVQQEQMTVLRGKSSGGHPR, encoded by the coding sequence GTGCTGATCGAGCGCGATTCAAATGGCGATTTCATCCTGGAATCATCGGAACTGGCGGAGCGGTTCGGGCTGTCGCTCGCCGATCTTCGCCGCCACATGCGCCATGGCTCCGTCGTCAGCTCCGTGGAAATCGGCACGGCTGAACATGAGGGGACGAAACGGGTGTCGCTTCGGCTCGGCAACAGGCTTTGGCGAGCCATTTTGAACGATGAAAATGAAGTGCAGCAGGAGCAGATGACCGTTCTTCGGGGTAAATCCTCCGGAGGGCATCCGCGCTGA
- a CDS encoding DUF2264 domain-containing protein codes for MIYDPARANPLFGNPLKTRDDLAKAVTDLFEPLLPYFSEGGARVRLGAACAIFDRAAADLEGFARPLWGIVPLVAGGGAFSHWDLYRRGLANGTNPAHPEYWGDLADRNQRLVELAAVGFALALVPEHIWEPLDDSEKKTVAAYLLRARELEFIDNNWKFFRVHIDLGLERVSVAFDHRKTVAYLDELEAFDLGDGWYRDGPVRRVDHYIPFAMHFYGLIYAVLAKGDEARKDRFRDRARTFAGDIRHWFGPDGAALAFGRSQTYRFAAGGFWGALAFAGVEALPWAEIKGYYMRHIRWWSAMPIADRDGVLSVGYGYPNLFISESYNSPGSPYWALKFFLPLALPGDHPFWAAEEAPQPEFPKPVALKPAGMVAMHTPGNVVVLSSGQQHDKMLGANEKYSKFVYSTRYAFNIEADDRNFSAASFDGMLGLSDDGVHFRMRETLEEALIAGDLLYSRWRPWSDVTVETWLLPESPWHIRIHRIATPRALTTIEGGFAIERADFNADRSNVGDGRAVWYGQTDVSAIVDLSPNRRAGHAMSPIPNTNLIHAKTLLPQLRSDIGPGTTVLVTAAMALPSRENWAKALDNPPAYPRLDEVERLFREKGARVPAFALQP; via the coding sequence ATGATATATGATCCCGCCCGGGCCAATCCGCTTTTCGGCAATCCCCTGAAGACGCGCGACGACCTTGCCAAGGCAGTCACCGATCTCTTCGAGCCACTGCTGCCGTATTTTTCCGAAGGCGGCGCCCGTGTGCGCCTCGGCGCGGCCTGTGCGATCTTCGATCGGGCGGCGGCGGATCTGGAGGGATTTGCGCGGCCGCTCTGGGGGATCGTTCCGCTCGTTGCCGGCGGCGGCGCATTTTCACATTGGGATCTCTATCGGCGCGGGCTGGCGAACGGGACCAATCCTGCTCATCCCGAATATTGGGGCGATCTTGCCGACCGCAATCAGCGGCTGGTCGAGCTCGCCGCCGTCGGCTTCGCCCTGGCGCTCGTGCCCGAGCACATCTGGGAACCGCTTGACGACAGCGAGAAGAAGACGGTCGCTGCCTATCTTCTCAGAGCGCGCGAGCTGGAATTCATCGACAACAACTGGAAATTCTTCCGCGTGCACATCGACCTCGGGCTGGAACGCGTGAGCGTGGCGTTCGATCACCGGAAAACCGTCGCCTATCTCGACGAATTGGAGGCCTTCGACCTCGGCGACGGTTGGTATCGCGACGGGCCGGTGCGGCGGGTCGATCATTACATTCCCTTCGCCATGCATTTCTACGGCCTGATCTATGCGGTGCTGGCCAAGGGCGACGAGGCGCGCAAGGATCGCTTCCGTGATCGCGCGCGGACATTCGCGGGGGATATTCGCCACTGGTTCGGCCCGGATGGGGCAGCCCTTGCCTTCGGCCGCAGCCAGACCTACCGCTTCGCGGCAGGTGGCTTTTGGGGCGCGCTTGCCTTTGCCGGTGTCGAGGCGCTGCCCTGGGCGGAGATTAAGGGCTATTACATGCGCCATATCCGCTGGTGGTCCGCCATGCCGATTGCCGATCGCGACGGCGTTCTTTCGGTCGGCTACGGCTATCCGAACCTCTTCATCAGCGAGAGCTACAACTCGCCCGGTTCACCCTATTGGGCGCTGAAATTCTTCCTGCCGCTCGCCCTTCCGGGGGATCATCCGTTCTGGGCGGCCGAGGAGGCACCGCAGCCGGAATTTCCGAAGCCGGTTGCGTTGAAGCCGGCGGGAATGGTCGCCATGCACACGCCGGGAAACGTGGTCGTACTCTCCTCAGGGCAGCAGCACGACAAGATGCTCGGCGCAAACGAGAAATATTCGAAATTCGTCTATTCCACGCGCTACGCCTTCAACATCGAAGCCGACGACCGGAATTTCTCCGCCGCAAGCTTCGACGGCATGCTCGGCCTCTCCGACGACGGCGTCCATTTCCGCATGCGAGAAACTCTCGAAGAGGCGTTGATCGCTGGCGACCTGCTCTATTCGCGCTGGCGCCCCTGGAGCGATGTCACGGTCGAAACCTGGTTGCTTCCCGAAAGCCCATGGCACATCCGCATTCACCGCATCGCCACACCACGCGCCCTGACGACCATCGAGGGCGGTTTTGCGATCGAACGCGCGGATTTCAATGCCGATCGCTCCAATGTAGGCGATGGCCGGGCTGTCTGGTACGGGCAGACCGATGTCAGCGCGATCGTCGATCTATCGCCCAATCGAAGGGCCGGCCATGCGATGAGCCCGATACCAAACACCAATCTCATCCACGCCAAGACCCTGCTACCGCAGCTGCGCAGCGACATCGGTCCCGGAACCACCGTGCTCGTAACTGCGGCAATGGCCCTTCCCAGTCGCGAGAATTGGGCAAAAGCGCTCGATAACCCGCCGGCCTACCCCCGCCTCGACGAGGTAGAGCGACTCTTTCGCGAGAAAGGCGCGCGGGTGCCAGCATTCGCCCTCCAGCCGTAG
- a CDS encoding co-chaperone GroES has product MSFRPLHDRILVRRVDSEEKTKGGIIIPDTAKEKPQEGEVIAVGPGARNEAGQIQALDVKPGDHILFGKWSGTEIKINGEDLLIMKESDVMGIIETRGEKKQAA; this is encoded by the coding sequence ATGTCGTTTCGACCGCTTCATGACCGTATTCTCGTCCGCCGGGTCGATTCAGAGGAAAAGACCAAGGGCGGCATCATCATTCCCGACACCGCCAAGGAGAAGCCGCAGGAAGGCGAGGTTATCGCCGTCGGCCCCGGCGCACGCAACGAGGCCGGACAGATTCAGGCTCTCGACGTCAAGCCCGGCGATCACATCCTGTTCGGCAAATGGTCCGGCACCGAGATCAAGATCAACGGCGAAGATCTGCTGATCATGAAGGAAAGCGATGTCATGGGGATTATCGAAACCCGGGGCGAAAAGAAGCAGGCCGCCTGA
- a CDS encoding HD domain-containing protein, translating to MQHLDHAIQIALTAHEGQADKTGRPFFEHCQRVALLVSGDETRTVAYLHDVVEKGSGWTLDRLREEGFPPAIISAVNALTRRPDEPDDDFVRRAASNALALPVKRADLEDNLRQAEQAGKKTEKYQRGLDQLRDIRNGQ from the coding sequence ATGCAGCATCTCGACCATGCCATCCAGATCGCTCTTACGGCCCACGAAGGCCAGGCGGACAAGACCGGCCGGCCGTTCTTCGAGCACTGCCAGCGGGTAGCGCTTCTCGTTTCCGGCGACGAGACACGAACGGTCGCCTACCTTCATGACGTCGTCGAGAAGGGAAGCGGCTGGACGCTCGACAGGCTGAGGGAAGAAGGCTTTCCGCCGGCGATCATCTCCGCGGTGAATGCTCTGACACGGAGGCCGGACGAACCGGATGACGACTTCGTCAGACGTGCGGCATCAAACGCGCTGGCCTTGCCCGTCAAACGGGCCGACCTCGAAGACAATCTCCGGCAGGCCGAACAAGCTGGCAAGAAAACGGAAAAATACCAGCGCGGCCTGGATCAACTGCGCGACATCAGGAACGGACAATAG
- a CDS encoding DUF2934 domain-containing protein has product MAIDKHEQIRRRAYEIWEAEGRPDGADQRHWLQACDELAGEDENETLQNLLDEDDRDDAALLQGAGESGDLDRPRARPVQAAAAPVPDIEMTTGEKPSRRKIGKTEGP; this is encoded by the coding sequence ATGGCTATAGACAAGCACGAGCAGATCCGTCGCCGTGCCTACGAAATCTGGGAGGCCGAGGGCCGCCCGGATGGCGCTGACCAGCGCCATTGGCTTCAAGCCTGCGACGAACTTGCCGGCGAGGATGAGAATGAGACGCTGCAGAACCTGCTCGATGAAGACGACAGGGATGACGCGGCGCTGCTTCAAGGCGCCGGCGAGAGTGGCGATCTCGATCGGCCACGGGCGAGACCTGTCCAGGCCGCCGCGGCTCCCGTCCCTGACATCGAGATGACGACGGGCGAAAAGCCTTCCCGGCGGAAGATCGGGAAGACCGAAGGGCCTTGA
- the groL gene encoding chaperonin GroEL (60 kDa chaperone family; promotes refolding of misfolded polypeptides especially under stressful conditions; forms two stacked rings of heptamers to form a barrel-shaped 14mer; ends can be capped by GroES; misfolded proteins enter the barrel where they are refolded when GroES binds) encodes MAAKEIKFSTEAREKMLRGVDILANAVKATLGPKGRNVVIERSFGAPRMTKDGVSVAKEIELEDKFENMGAQMVREVASKTSDVAGDGTTTATVLAQAIVKEGAKAVTSGMNPMDLKRGIDLAVGAIVAELKANARKISNNSEIAQVGTISANGDAEIGRFLAEAMERVGNDGVITVEEAKTAETELEVVEGMQFDRGYLSPYFVTNADKMRVEFEDPYILIHEKKLSNLQSMLPVLEAVVQSSKPLLIIAEDVEGEALATLVVNKLRGGLKIAAVKAPGFGDRRKAMLEDIAILTAGTVISEDLGIKLESVTLDMLGRAKKVSIEKENTTIVDGAGAKSDIEGRVAQIRAQIEETTSDYDREKLQERLAKLAGGVAVIRVGGSTEVEVKEKKDRVDDALHATRAAVEEGILPGGGVALLRAVKALDNVKTANGDQRVGVDIVRRAVEAPARQIAENAGAEGSVIVGKLREKSEFSYGWNAQTGEYGDLYAQGVIDPAKVVRTALQDAASIAGLLVTTEAMIAEKPKKDAPPPMPAGPGMDF; translated from the coding sequence ATGGCTGCTAAAGAAATCAAATTCAGCACCGAAGCCCGTGAGAAGATGCTGCGTGGCGTCGACATCCTGGCCAACGCCGTGAAGGCGACCCTCGGCCCGAAAGGCCGCAACGTCGTGATCGAAAGGTCTTTCGGCGCACCGCGCATGACCAAGGATGGGGTTTCGGTCGCCAAGGAAATCGAACTCGAAGACAAGTTCGAAAACATGGGCGCCCAGATGGTCCGCGAAGTCGCCTCGAAGACCAGCGACGTCGCCGGCGACGGCACCACGACTGCGACCGTGCTCGCCCAGGCAATCGTCAAGGAGGGCGCCAAGGCCGTTACTTCGGGCATGAACCCGATGGACCTGAAACGCGGCATCGATCTTGCGGTCGGCGCCATCGTCGCGGAACTGAAGGCCAACGCCCGCAAGATCTCCAACAATTCCGAGATCGCCCAGGTCGGCACGATCTCCGCCAATGGCGATGCCGAAATCGGCCGCTTTTTGGCGGAAGCCATGGAAAGGGTCGGCAATGATGGCGTCATCACGGTCGAAGAAGCCAAGACCGCCGAAACCGAACTCGAAGTCGTCGAAGGCATGCAGTTCGATCGCGGCTATCTCAGCCCCTATTTCGTGACCAATGCCGACAAGATGCGGGTCGAGTTTGAAGACCCCTATATTCTCATCCACGAGAAGAAGCTGTCGAACCTGCAGTCGATGCTCCCGGTTCTCGAAGCCGTCGTCCAATCCAGCAAGCCGCTGCTGATCATCGCTGAAGACGTCGAAGGCGAGGCGCTTGCGACCCTCGTCGTCAACAAGCTGCGCGGCGGCCTGAAGATCGCTGCCGTCAAGGCGCCTGGCTTCGGCGACCGCCGCAAGGCCATGCTGGAAGACATCGCCATCCTGACCGCCGGCACCGTCATCTCCGAAGATCTCGGCATCAAGCTCGAATCCGTCACGCTCGACATGCTCGGCCGTGCCAAGAAGGTGTCGATCGAGAAGGAAAACACCACGATCGTCGATGGGGCAGGCGCCAAGTCCGACATCGAAGGCCGTGTTGCCCAGATCCGCGCCCAGATCGAAGAAACCACGTCCGACTACGACCGCGAGAAGCTGCAGGAGCGCCTTGCCAAGCTCGCCGGCGGCGTTGCCGTCATCCGCGTCGGCGGCTCGACGGAAGTCGAAGTGAAGGAGAAAAAGGATCGCGTCGACGACGCGCTTCATGCAACCCGCGCGGCTGTCGAGGAAGGCATTCTGCCTGGCGGCGGCGTGGCGCTGCTGCGCGCCGTCAAGGCGCTCGACAATGTCAAGACCGCCAATGGCGACCAGCGCGTCGGTGTCGATATCGTCCGGCGCGCGGTCGAGGCGCCGGCTCGCCAGATCGCCGAAAACGCCGGAGCGGAAGGCTCGGTCATCGTCGGCAAGCTGCGCGAGAAAAGCGAATTCTCCTACGGCTGGAACGCTCAGACGGGCGAGTATGGCGACCTCTATGCACAGGGCGTCATCGATCCGGCCAAGGTGGTTCGCACCGCGCTGCAGGATGCGGCTTCCATTGCCGGTCTTCTCGTCACGACGGAGGCCATGATCGCCGAGAAACCCAAGAAGGACGCGCCGCCGCCAATGCCCGCCGGCCCCGGCATGGACTTCTAA
- a CDS encoding cyclase, whose product MTTLFVRHEVSDYATWRKIYDGFSPVQKANGVTAQAVYRAIDNPNDITVTHEFATLEAAQAFSKLDELKTAMRTGGVLGAPTVWFANKA is encoded by the coding sequence ATGACGACATTATTCGTAAGGCACGAGGTCTCCGATTATGCCACCTGGCGCAAGATATATGATGGCTTTTCGCCGGTGCAGAAGGCCAATGGGGTAACGGCGCAAGCCGTTTATCGAGCCATCGACAATCCGAACGATATTACCGTCACCCACGAGTTTGCCACGCTTGAAGCGGCGCAGGCATTCAGCAAGCTGGACGAGCTGAAGACGGCGATGCGCACGGGAGGCGTGCTCGGCGCGCCGACGGTGTGGTTTGCCAACAAAGCATGA
- a CDS encoding LysR substrate-binding domain-containing protein, translating to MDLSSIEIFLAVASDRSVTKAAKAVGRVPSNVTTRIQQLEEDLGVSLFSRDGKKMTLTREGETFLGYANRLMALALEARQAVRPLAPSGTLRVGTMESTAASRLPAALTQFNQMWPGVSLHLTMGASRDLTRDVLSDALDCALIARPPKTMREEVSGFDAELKALEMEPVFVEDLLIVLPSGHPSIKSAADLRVGSLAALEPGCTYRRIAENWARKSSALPTSELGSYHAILASVATGNTAGVMPRSVLDLMHWPTPVQTHQLGPVETLLVYRKSDRPSAFNAFHEVLSATKGRDVRLATN from the coding sequence TTGGACCTTTCATCGATCGAGATATTCCTCGCCGTTGCCAGCGACCGCAGCGTGACGAAGGCTGCCAAGGCCGTCGGGCGGGTGCCGTCGAATGTGACGACGCGCATCCAGCAGTTGGAGGAGGACCTCGGCGTTTCCCTCTTCAGCCGTGACGGCAAGAAGATGACGTTGACACGGGAGGGTGAGACGTTTCTCGGCTATGCCAACCGGCTTATGGCGCTTGCGCTCGAAGCGCGCCAGGCCGTGCGGCCTCTCGCTCCATCGGGGACATTGCGGGTCGGCACCATGGAGAGCACGGCGGCAAGCAGGCTGCCGGCGGCGCTGACGCAATTCAATCAGATGTGGCCCGGTGTTTCGCTTCATCTGACGATGGGAGCGTCCCGCGATCTGACCCGCGACGTTCTCTCCGATGCGCTGGATTGCGCGCTGATTGCCCGCCCGCCGAAGACGATGCGGGAGGAAGTCTCCGGTTTCGATGCCGAACTCAAGGCGCTGGAGATGGAGCCGGTCTTCGTCGAGGACCTGTTGATCGTGTTGCCGTCCGGGCATCCCTCCATCAAATCCGCCGCCGACCTGCGTGTCGGATCGCTCGCCGCTCTAGAGCCCGGCTGCACCTATCGCAGGATCGCCGAAAACTGGGCGCGCAAATCGAGCGCGCTGCCGACGAGCGAACTCGGCTCCTACCACGCGATCCTGGCGAGTGTTGCGACCGGGAATACGGCGGGTGTCATGCCGCGATCCGTCCTTGATCTCATGCACTGGCCGACGCCTGTCCAGACCCATCAGCTGGGCCCTGTCGAGACGCTGCTCGTCTATCGCAAGAGTGATCGCCCCAGCGCGTTCAACGCATTCCACGAAGTTCTCAGCGCGACAAAGGGCAGAGATGTCAGGCTGGCAACAAACTAG
- a CDS encoding HPP family protein, producing MQYPVSPKVGPSRFRRFRLFSPILAGATLRERLIACLGSLLAIGFTGVISGYLFGQGPHLPLIVAPMGASAVLLFAVPASPLAQPWSIIGGNTISALMGIIAAYFIRDPIIATGVGVSLAIGAMSFTRCLHPPGGAAALTAVLGGPVVTGWGFLFPFVPVALNSCILVGLGLLFHKLSKRNYPHVVPKTAENTHQTIDLPSMVRVGFREEDVDAALEAIDETFDIDRADLSRLLQHVELQAAIRSNGKISCADIMSRDVIAIGEASEPDAARHLLLKHNIRTLPVKDPEGGLVGTVGLRELSMSTETITHAISRPAVARTSDPALSLLPVLTDGRTHAVIIVDDDYRILGLISQTDLLSAVARLLPKEDNAIPAVA from the coding sequence ATGCAGTATCCCGTTTCCCCGAAGGTGGGACCGAGCCGCTTCCGCCGCTTCCGCTTGTTCTCACCCATATTGGCGGGAGCGACCTTACGAGAGCGATTGATTGCATGTCTCGGCTCTTTGCTGGCCATTGGTTTCACCGGCGTCATTAGCGGCTATCTGTTCGGGCAGGGGCCGCATCTTCCCTTGATCGTCGCGCCGATGGGGGCGTCCGCGGTGCTTCTTTTCGCGGTGCCGGCAAGCCCGCTGGCGCAGCCATGGTCGATCATCGGCGGCAATACCATTTCCGCTCTGATGGGAATCATTGCCGCCTATTTCATTCGTGATCCGATCATCGCGACCGGCGTCGGCGTTTCGCTTGCCATCGGCGCGATGTCCTTCACGCGCTGCCTTCATCCGCCGGGAGGAGCCGCCGCACTGACCGCCGTGCTCGGTGGCCCTGTCGTTACCGGCTGGGGATTCCTCTTTCCCTTCGTGCCCGTCGCTTTGAACTCCTGCATTCTCGTCGGCCTTGGCCTGCTGTTCCACAAGCTGTCCAAACGGAATTATCCGCATGTCGTTCCGAAAACGGCAGAGAACACCCATCAGACGATCGACCTGCCATCCATGGTGCGGGTGGGTTTTCGCGAGGAGGATGTCGATGCGGCCCTCGAAGCGATTGACGAAACCTTCGATATCGACCGGGCAGACCTTAGCCGGCTGTTGCAGCATGTCGAGCTGCAAGCGGCCATCCGCTCAAACGGCAAGATCAGCTGTGCCGATATCATGTCGCGCGACGTGATCGCCATTGGCGAAGCTTCGGAGCCGGATGCCGCACGGCATCTTCTCTTGAAGCATAATATCCGTACGCTGCCGGTGAAGGACCCGGAGGGCGGCCTCGTCGGCACCGTCGGCTTGCGGGAATTGTCCATGAGCACCGAGACTATCACGCATGCGATCTCGAGGCCGGCGGTAGCGAGGACTTCGGATCCTGCTCTGTCGCTATTGCCGGTTCTGACGGACGGGCGCACGCATGCCGTCATCATTGTCGATGACGATTACCGCATCCTTGGCCTGATATCGCAGACGGATCTGCTGAGCGCAGTAGCGCGACTGCTGCCGAAGGAAGACAATGCGATCCCGGCGGTGGCCTGA